DNA sequence from the bacterium genome:
GCGAACCTTTCGCGGTTCGAGGCGGGCAGCCCGTCTTTATTGCTACGCATGAGCTGGCTATTCCAGATAGCCCCCCACCAGTATCAGACGTTGGTGGTCGGCACCCGAGGCCGGTCGCAGCGGTACACTGGTCGATGAAGAGCCGTCGCGGCCGCTTGCCGGGCCGCGTCAGGGCGCGCGGCGGCGACACGCGACGCCGGGACCGAGCCCGGCGGCGGCGGGGTCAGTTCGGGTCGGCGGAGAGCCAGCTCGGGTGCCAAGGGGGGCAGCGGCGTTGCTGTGGCAGCCCGAGGTGGGCGAGGATGCGGACGATGGCGCGCGGAGCGGCGATGGCCGACCAGGCGCAGGCGCCCGCCGTCGTCCGGCCACGCCAGTTAGGGCGGCGGTGCGAGTGAGGAGCCGTTCGCGACGGCTCGCGCGCGGCACTCGACGACGAGACGCGGCGCCATTCGTGCTCGCGCGAGCAGCGCCGTACCTCCGGAGCGACGGCCCACCGCGCCCGCCGGCGACGACAGGGCCGGCGACGAGCTGGATCGTCGCGGTGGTCGCAACCCGTTCAACCTGCCCCTCGTCTCCCGACTTCCTGCCGGCCTGACGCGTTGGCGATGAGCCGCCGGCGCACTGAAGCTCGCGGCGAGCAGCGCTGTTCAAGCCGGTCGGCTGCATCGCTGGCGCTCAGCCGCGCGGGCCGGCGACGCGAGGCCGCCCGTCGTTCACGCGGCCCTGCGGCCCGCGTCGGCTGCAGCGGCTTGTTAGACGCGGCTCACAAAAGCTTGCGGAATTCATCCTCGGTCAGCCCGGCATCGCGCACGATACCGCCCAACGTAAGGGCATTCAGCGGATCGTGCCGTGGAACGGTGACGATGCGCTTGCCATCGGAGAGCACGATGTGTTTGCGACCTTCGCGTGCGATGCGGAACCCTGCCTTCTCAAGGGCACGCACCGCCCGACGGTGCGGAATCCCGGGGATCCTCCCCACCGCTCACACCGCAACGTCGACTTCACGAATATCGCCGTCCTTGAGCTCTTCGTCGACGACAGCGAGGTATTCCTGAATGGCGTCGGCGACGTTCTCGAGTGCTTCCTGTTCCGTCTTTCCTTGCGACCAGCATCCGGGTAGCCCCGGGACCGATACGGCAAAGCCCTCATCGGACCGCTGCAGCAAGACCTTATACCTCATCGTCGGCTCCTCGCTCGCGACACTACCTCGACTGCTCCGAGCGGTCTAACGCCAGCGGTCAGCCGCGCGGGCCGCAGGCCCGCGCGGCTGCACCGGTTTGTTAGCCAGGACATGGGTGCTCCGCGCCCACAACGTTTCCATCTGGACAGCATTTCCATCCTTTGGGGCAGCACTCCGGGGCAGAGAAGTACAGTGATGCGGCAGCCGGGCAGAGAAGCATTAGGGAACTCGGGCCAGCTGTCGCCCGGACGAACTTGGGCTCGCGTGTAGGTGCCACAAACGCGCACCCGACACTTTCGTTCGAGAGCTCACGTAGGTCCAAGACTGTTCGACGGCCATCGTCTTCAAAGACTATCTCGTTCGCGTACACAGCCCGTACTGGGATTCCGCTCGGCCGCAGGCACTTCTCCGTGTCCTCGAGAGCATACCCGAAGTGCTCAAGTGCCGACTGCGTTCCTTGATCTGCCTCGACCTCGGCCTCGGACACATCCGGGAAGAACCCGACAACCTGAGCACGATCGACTTGGATCGCTTCCGAGCGCTCAGCGCCTCGCTCGTCCGGTCCCGGCGGAGAGGGCCGCGCGCCGCACCCAATCAGCAGAGCAGAAGCGAGCACGCTTACTTGGACCATGCGGGGTCGGCACAGCATGGCTAACGCCTCGTTAGGCGGCGACACTCGACTTGGCTCGCTCGTACAGCGTCTCTGGCGCGATGTCGGCGCCGTTGGGCCAGGTCACGGTGCCTCCGTCGACAAAGAAGCGCTCGAAGTACGCTTGGTCCTGAAGCGGTTCGAAGATTGGCCCCTGAAGCCACGCCGAGAAGTCGACGGTATTCTCAACCCCGTCATTGAAGACGAGGTGAATCCGATACGCCCCTCGGTACTCCGCTGCGACCACGGTTGGAAGAAACGCCATGCGGCTACCTCATTCCAGCGGCGGAATCCGCTCCAGTGCCTCACCCACGGTGAGGCGGTCCCAGTTCGCTTGCAGCTCATCACGGTGCGCCAACGTCCACTCCTTGATCAATCGTCGGGCGGTGCGAGACGAAAGCGTGCCAGCCAGGAACTCGCCGTCGAGCGTGAACGTCGCTTGTTGACCTTGATGGTCGGCATGGAAGTGGGCGACTCCGTGCTCACGGTAGAACATGCGGATCACGATGCCGAAGAAGACTGAGATGACCGGCACGCCGCCATCCTACCCCCCTCGTGCACGTCCGCCCAACGTCGCAGGTCAGCGGCCGAGCGAAACGGCGCAACTTTTGCGTAAGCAAAGGGCGTGGCGGTTCGAGCGGTCCGCTGCACCTGCATTGTTGGACGGCACCAGCTACAAGACCTTGGACGCCGCCTCGGTAGCGGCCCTAATCCGGTCTCGCCATCTGATTGCTGCGGCGCGGGGCTCTTCTGCGCACATTATCGCTCCGGAAATTGCGATTACACACGAGGCAGGGTCTCCTGTGAAAGCAGCGTGTACCGCTGCCTCGACATCACCACCCTGCCTTCCGATGCCCGGCAAAAGGAAAGGCTGCGCGGGGAATCGCTGGCGTACCCGCGCGATCTCGCGTGATGCTGTCGCTCCCATCACCACTCCTACATTGCCGCTTTTGTCACACTTCGGAGCCAGTTCTGCAACTGCCATAAACAGGGGTTGTTCATAGTGCTCTAGATGCTGAAGATCTGTGCGACCAGGATTCGAAGTGTGACAGACGACGTACACCCCCCGAGAGGCGTACTTGGCGAACATGGCGATAGAATCCGCGCCATGGTATGCATGTACAGTCGCCGCGTCGAACTCCATGGCCTCGAACACCGCCGACGAATAGGCCATCATCGTATTTGGTACATCAGCTCGCTTGCAGTCCAACAAAATTGGGATATCGGGCGGCACACAATCGCGGACGACGGAAAGCGCCTCCCATCCCTTTGGGCCGTACTGTTCCCAAAAGGCTGAGTTCGGCTTGTAGCAGCAGGCGATGTCCGACGTAATGTCGATAATTCGACGTGAAAGCTCGATTGCCGTCTCGATCCCACCACCGATGATCCGCGGCTCTGGGTCCAGACCTATACAAAGCAGCGAGTCTCGAGCAGTTGACGCTGCCCGAAGCTTACTGAAGTAGTCCAAAGCAGTGTTCATGTCGGACCCTTGAGCCTGTCCGTCCAACGCCGGCGGTCAGCCGCGCGGGCCGCTGGCCCGCCTCGGCTGCACCGCTTTGTTAGGCTGCGCAAGCGGGTTTTCGCGCAGATCTCAGTGGCGGCGCCCTGAATCACTGCAGTTCCTTTCGGACAAGCCGCAGCCCGGCCACGTAGTACTTGTCGCCATTATAGACCTCGCCGTCGTCAATTATCCAAGCGAGTTCATCGTGAGACATCAGGTTCGTCGAGCTCCAATACGCGCCCACGGTAAGGCAGTGCCACCCGCTGTCGTCGTCAGCGCTGCAGCGAACGTTGCAACCCTGGCCGAACGCCTCGAACAAAGCCGGTTTCGCTGTGGAATAGTCGACGATCGATTCGAGTTCTTCGATGGTAGGTACGCGCCAATCGCTGTGTGTACCGAGTACGCTCTCGTTCGCCTGCGTGAGCCGGTCCCAGACGGTAGTGATGACTCCCGCATCGTAGGAATCAAGGACACAGGAACCTTCCCCGCACATCGCGCATCCGAGGCTTCCGACACCCATGGCCGCGGCACAGGTCGCAGCAGCGCCGACGTTGGGTTGGCACAGAACGTCGGGAGCGCGTTCACATTTACCGGCCCAGACGAACCGTCCACACTGCTCCTTCTGCCACATCAGGCCCGATCGCCGGTCCGAGATCGTTCCGTTGTGGTTGTCCAGAAAACGCGGAACAGGCTGAAGCCAATTCCCACGGACTGCTCGCGCAGCTCGTTCTACAAAGAGGGTTCCCGCGGCCCCTATGTTGCCGATCCCGCCGGCGCAAAAATCCACGTACCAAGGTTCATCGTCGTAGCCTGCCACGGTCTTCGACGCCGACCAGTATGTAGGCAGTCCATTGGAACTGCCGCAGGTTTGATTACAGCTGCAAGCGCTGCTGGCAATGTCCATGCAGTCGCCGCCACATTTAGAGCCGAGAAAGGCGCGATCGACGGCTGGGTCGACCGCAGCATAATCAACCAACGTCGCGAGCTCGTCCACGGTAGGAATGCGCCAATCAGACTGTCCAGCAAACCGCGTCGCATTGAGCTGCGCG
Encoded proteins:
- a CDS encoding type II toxin-antitoxin system HicA family toxin; this translates as MGRIPGIPHRRAVRALEKAGFRIAREGRKHIVLSDGKRIVTVPRHDPLNALTLGGIVRDAGLTEDEFRKLL
- a CDS encoding type II toxin-antitoxin system HicB family antitoxin, translating into MRYKVLLQRSDEGFAVSVPGLPGCWSQGKTEQEALENVADAIQEYLAVVDEELKDGDIREVDVAV
- a CDS encoding DUF2442 domain-containing protein, producing MAFLPTVVAAEYRGAYRIHLVFNDGVENTVDFSAWLQGPIFEPLQDQAYFERFFVDGGTVTWPNGADIAPETLYERAKSSVAA
- a CDS encoding DUF4160 domain-containing protein; this translates as MPVISVFFGIVIRMFYREHGVAHFHADHQGQQATFTLDGEFLAGTLSSRTARRLIKEWTLAHRDELQANWDRLTVGEALERIPPLE
- the pyrF gene encoding orotidine-5'-phosphate decarboxylase; amino-acid sequence: MNTALDYFSKLRAASTARDSLLCIGLDPEPRIIGGGIETAIELSRRIIDITSDIACCYKPNSAFWEQYGPKGWEALSVVRDCVPPDIPILLDCKRADVPNTMMAYSSAVFEAMEFDAATVHAYHGADSIAMFAKYASRGVYVVCHTSNPGRTDLQHLEHYEQPLFMAVAELAPKCDKSGNVGVVMGATASREIARVRQRFPAQPFLLPGIGRQGGDVEAAVHAAFTGDPASCVIAISGAIMCAEEPRAAAIRWRDRIRAATEAASKVL
- a CDS encoding DUF1566 domain-containing protein; protein product: MPDTSIGRAAIFATPLCALAYVVLIACCPTLAVSLPPCVGDCTGDRRIDISELVLGITIALGEHAPDSCSAFANVEGEVTIDQLVLATGYALDGCPATRFVDNADGTITDTATRLVWEKKVGLGAGMDLENLHAADNQYLLFGGCGGGSDYCQSNEAAQAACLKSDLDEELCSFCAPILDLQLKCDTGPFQTVWDWIAQLNATRFAGQSDWRIPTVDELATLVDYAAVDPAVDRAFLGSKCGGDCMDIASSACSCNQTCGSSNGLPTYWSASKTVAGYDDEPWYVDFCAGGIGNIGAAGTLFVERAARAVRGNWLQPVPRFLDNHNGTISDRRSGLMWQKEQCGRFVWAGKCERAPDVLCQPNVGAAATCAAAMGVGSLGCAMCGEGSCVLDSYDAGVITTVWDRLTQANESVLGTHSDWRVPTIEELESIVDYSTAKPALFEAFGQGCNVRCSADDDSGWHCLTVGAYWSSTNLMSHDELAWIIDDGEVYNGDKYYVAGLRLVRKELQ